In a single window of the Pocillopora verrucosa isolate sample1 chromosome 4, ASM3666991v2, whole genome shotgun sequence genome:
- the LOC131779562 gene encoding SHC-transforming protein 1-like: MFGKKKPSDPSAEWTKTGSFVHKPQRGWLHSDNSLKEGGVCYAVKYVGCLQVLKSMRTLPYDLRQQVTREAILRCSEAAGYQLSRRKKAGKNIQKLLGEVPGMANSGCAVNMTLSSLGIKLTSIENGRIVANHDMQGISFASGGEKDCIDMIGYVAKDHVNGRACFVLDCGGGLAYDVINTIGQAFEIRFKMFLQNPPLATEVPERFSDTLFDESEDHTYEMEYEEPKNDGSHLPSHAYEAPIDSRPAGYMTLRNTSSDALGDYDNPNRLMNAHGYDVPKGSLVGYEAPKIQHKGDYENPSARSNSRNGVNQPGSLKFAAGACYENPNGAAFYENPLAAPGVPDRSDSLERHPVDQLDFSTYANPSSPPSGSEKENKWATFDEEMPPPPLPAVTYPDDHDYHTPRPTPTPRKRPPVPKPYAATKSEKEKEDRQQHQQQSAPTDDAQSTPLESEVWYHGPMSRAEAELLLEDEGDFLVRESKSKAGQYVLSGVQNGQPRHLLLVDPEGKVRTKDREFSSVQELVVYHVNHAVPIISSGSQVTITHPVHKQ; encoded by the exons atgtttggaaagaaaaagcCCAGTGATCCCTCTGCTGAATGGACAAAGACTGGCAGTTTTGTTCACAAGCCTCAGAGGGGATGGCTTCATTCAGACAATTCGCTGAAGGAAGGCGGAGTTTGTTACGCTGTGAAA TATGTTGGCTGTTTACAAGTTCTAAAGTCCATGCGAACTCTCCCTTACGATCTTCGACAACAAGTTACAAG GGAAGCTATCTTGAGATGTTCTGAAGCTGCTGGCTATCAGCTGTCAAGGAGAAAGAAG GCAGGAAAGAACATACAAAAGCTTCTAGGAG aagTCCCTGGTATGGCAAACTCTGGCTGTGCTGTCAACATGACACTGTCATCCCTTGGTATCAAGTTGACAAGCATTGAAAATGGTAGAATTGTCGCTAATCATGACATGCAAGGGATTTCATTTGCTAGTGGAGGAGAAAAG gacTGCATTGATATGATAGGATATGTGGCAAAAGATCATGTTAATGGAAGAG cttgtttTGTTCTGGATTGTGGAGGTGGGCTAGCTTATGATGTGATCAACACCATAGGACAAGCCTTTGAAATCCGTTTTAAGATGTTTTTACAGAATCCACCTCTTGCCACTGAGGTTCCTGAAAG ATTTTCGGATACATTGTTTGATGAGAGTGAAGATCATACCTATGAGATGGAGTATGAAGAACCAAAGAATGATGGATCACAT TTGCCGTCGCATGCATATGAAGCTCCAATTGATTCACGGCCAGCTGGTTACATGACGCTGAGAAACACATCATCAGATGCACTTGGAGACTATGACAATCCCAACAGACTGATGAATGCACATGGCTACGATGTCCCCAAAGGATCTTTGGTGGGTTACGAAGCCCCCAAGATCCAACACAAAG GTGACTATGAGAATCCATCAGCGCGATCCAATAGTAGAAATGGCGTAAACCAGCCCGGTAGCCTTAAGTTCGCTGCAGGGGCGTGTTATGAGAATCCCAACGGTGCTGCTTTCTACGAGAATCCGCTTGCTGCTCCTGGAGTACCTGATAGAAGTGATAGCTTGGAGAGACATCCAGTTGACCAGCTAGACTTTTCGACATACGCCAACCCTTCCTCTCCGCCCTCTGGATCAG agaaagaaaataagtgGGCAACATTTGATGAGGAGATGCCACCTCCTCCACTCCCAGCGGTAACTTATCCGGATGATCACGATTACCATACTCCCCGCCCCACCCCCACCCCAAGGAAAAGGCCCCCTGTACCTAAGCCATATGCTGCGACTAAgtcagagaaagaaaaggaagaccGACAGCAGCATCAGCAACAATCAGCGCCAACAGATG ATGCTCAATCCACCCCTCTGGAGTCTGAGGTGTGGTACCACGGTCCAATGTCTCGTGCCGAAGCTGAACTTCTTTTAGAAGATGAAGGAGACTTCCTGGTGAGAGAGAGTAAATCAAAGGCGGGACAGTATGTGCTGTCTGGAGTTCAAAACGGACAGCCTCGACATTTGTTGTTGGTGGATCCAGAGGGCAAG GTTCGAACGAAAGATCGCGAGTTTTCAAGTGTTCAAGAGCTCGTTGTATACCATGTAAACCACGCTGTGCCAATCATCTCGTCGGGTAGCCAGGTCACAATAACACACCCTGTTCACAAGCAATAA